The genomic stretch TACAACAATCACTAAAATTAGACATTATCTATGATGAATTAAAATTAGATTTTAAGCCTTTTAAATTTGAAAAAAAGAGTATAGGACTAAATCCCGGAGCAAGCTATGGAAATGCCAAAAGATGGTATCCGGAGTACTTTGCAGAGGTTGCCAAGGAGTTTAGCAGTGAGTTTAAAATAGTGATTTTTGGCTCAAAAAGCGAAACTGAGATTTGCAATAAGATTGAGGCAATTTTAACACAAGAAAATATAGAGTGTGAAAATTTAGCCGGAAAAACCGACATAAAAGAGCTTTGCGAAAAAATCGGCGGAATAGATATTTTCATCACAAACGATAGCGGCCCTATGCATATAGCGGCTGCTTACAAAGTGCCTACTATAGCAATTTTTGGACCAACTAAATTCAAAGAGACCAGCCCCTGGCATAACGACAAAGCACATATCTTACATCTAACCCTAAAGTGTGCACCCTGCATGAAGCGAATATGTCCTATTGGCACACACGAGTGCATGAAAGAGCTAAAACCGCAAATGGTTATAGAGGCTATAAGGAAAAATTTTAAAGAAATTTTAGACAAGAGAGCGTCTATATAGTAAAAAATAATCAGGCGCTCTTTTAAAACCCTAAAAAGCATCGTCAATAGCTTGACAGATAGTATGACCCACCAAAATATGCATCTCTTGAATTCTAGGCGTATCGCTTGAAGGCATAACTAAATTTAGATCACATATTTCATTCATCGCGCCACCGTCTTTGCCACTAAGCCCGAGCGTTTTAATTCCCATATCACGAGCCATTTTAAGCGCTCTTATGACATTTGGGCTATTCCCGCTGGTCGATATAGCTATAAGCAGATCTCCGCTTCGTCCGATAGCTTCAAGTTGGCGTGAGAAAACAAACTCATATCCGTAGTCGTTTCCTATCGCTGTTAAAGCCGAAGTATCGGTAGTTAGCGCTATACCTGCTAACGCACCGCGCTCTTTTTTATATCTTCCGCTAAGTTCGGCTGCTATGTGTTGCGAGTCAGCAGCGCTTCCTCCGTTTCCGCAGAGCATTATTTTGCCGCCGTTTTTAAGCGTGTCAACAGCCATTTCGCACGCTTTTTTTATCTCGTCCTGAAGTTCAAAAATAGCTTCTGCTGTCTTTTTGTGAGCTTCAAGTTCATTTTTTATCATCTCATTTATCTGCATTTTGTATCCTATTTATCAAATTTGTAGTGCTTCTGCCCTCCACAAACTCAACCAATCTTACGTCGCTTACGACTTCGCTTCCAACGACTTCTTTACCTGCGTAATCAGCACCTTTTACTAAGATATCAGGCTTTAAAGCCTTTATCAGATCAAGTGGGGTTAGCTCATCAAAAATCACTACATAATCAACCGAGCCAAGCGCTGCAAGCACCGATGCTCTATCAAATTCGCTATTTACCGGACGACTTTGTCCTTTTAGCTCGCGAACCGATCTATCCGAATTTAGTCCCAGAACCAAAATATCACCAAATTCCCTAGCCTTAGCAAGATACTTCACATGCCCCGCATGCAAAATATCAAAGCAGCCATTTGTAAAAACAAGCTTTTTTTCGCCTCTATTTTTAAGCAGCTCACACAGCTCATCTACTTTTTTTATCTTACTTTCAAAGCTAAGCGATCCGCGACTTCTGATAAGCTCATTTATCTCTTCAAAACTTGCCGTAGCGGAGCCAACCTTCGCTACCACAACCGCAGCGGCCAAATTTGCAGTCTCTATCGCTTTTTCGATACTTTCTTTAAGCCCAAGCATATAACCAAGTGTCGCTAGCACCGTATCTCCTGCGCCAGTGACGTCAAAGACTTCTTTTGCAAGAGCAGGAAATTTTACTGATTTATCATCTTTTAAAAGCGCGATCCCCTCTTCTGAGATGGTTATAAGCGAGTGAGTCAAATTTAGCTCGTTTTTTAGCTTCTTTAACGCATTTTCAAGCTCTGAGTCGCTATTTATACTAAAACCCACCGCTTCGCTAGCCTCTTTTTTATTTGGCGTTAGAAGCGTTGCACCTGCGTATTTTGAGTAGTCTTTGCCTTTTGGATCGATTAGCACGGGTTTATTCTTTAAATTTGCTTCATTTATGAGCTTTGCGCAAACCTTTGGAGTTAGCACTCCCTTGCCGTAATCAGAAAGCAAAACCACGTCATAGCTATCTAGCGCCGCGCCAAATTCTCTTATCAGCTCATCTTCACAAGCGATATTTTCAATGCTTTCTTTATCTATCCTAACTACTTGCTGATGGGTTGCCATAACACGGCTTTTTATCGAGCTTGTTCGCCCATCTTCAAATTTTATAAACTCAGGCTTTGCTCCAAAATCCTTGATGATCTTAGCTATCTCTTTGCCCACTTCATCATTGCCCACAGCGCTTATCACGCCCACTTTAGCGCCCAAAGAGAGCAAATTTAGCACTACGTTTCCTGCTCCACCAAGCCTTTTGGTCTCATTTTTTATCTTTACAACCTGCACGGGTGCTTCAGGAGAAATTCTGTCGCAACTACCCCAAATATAGTGATCAAGCATCAGATCACCAACGACTAAAGTACGAACTTCACGCATTTAGCTCTTCCTTAAAGATCCTTTTTATCTCAGAGATGTAGTCTTTTATCCCCTCTTCCAAGCTCCACTGCGGCTCATATTTAAGAGCGGCTTTGGTAGGCTCTATGTCAGCTTCCGTGTGAAACTGATATGAGCCGGCATATGGATTTTTGATGTATTCATTGCCTAAATTTGTGCCAAGCTCTCGCTGCAAAATATCTGCTATATCTTGAAAGCTTCTTGCTTTGCCTGTGGCTGCGTTATAAACACCGCTTGGAGCATTGATAGCTAGCAAATTTGCATTTATGATATCTTTTATATAGACAAAATCCCTTTTTATCTTATCGCTTCCTTCAAACAACTTTGGAGTATTTCCGCTTAAAATTTGAAGCCCAAACTGAAGCACCATAGAGGCGGTTTTATTCTTAAAAAACTCACCTTTACCATACACGTTAAAATACCTAAGTCCTACGACTTTAACGCCCATTTTTGCGTATTTTTGCCCTAGATGATCCATCTTTAGCTTGCTAAAACCATAAACGTTATTTGGCGATTCGCATTCGCCTACTTTTTGAGGGCTTTTAGCATTTCCGTAAGTTGCACCCGAGCCTGCATATATCATCTTAGCACCCGTTTTAAGGCAAATTTCAAGCAAGTCTTTAAAGCTATTTAAATTCGTACGCATTAACTCGTCTTGCTCTCTAACTGTAGTATCAGAAATCGCTGCTTCATGGTAGATGATATCAGGCTTAAACTGCTCTATCATACCAAGCGTCTTAGCGCAGTTGATATCGCCTTCATAAATTTCACCCTTAAAGCCGAGCAAATTTTTAAAGTGTCCAAAGCTCTTTAAATTTCCATTGCTAAATTTCTCATCGCTTCTAAATTTATCAACCACAAGCACTTCGCAACTTGGGCAGTTCTCATCAAAATAATGCGCCAGTGCCGAGCCGATAAAGCCCGCTCCACCTGTTATAACTATCTTTTTATTTTCTATCTTCATATCAAATTTTCCTTTTTCAGCTTTTCAAAAACATCAGCCACACTTTTAAAATTTACGCCGTCAAGCTTGAAATTTGCTCCGACTCCCGCGCTTTCTCCAGCCTTGATATCGCTATCTTTATCGCCTATCATTATTGATTTTGCCAGATCTATCTTAAATTCGTTTGCCGCGTCAATTATCATCTTTGGCTTTGGCTTTCTGCACTCACAATCCTCTTCTGGAGCGTGCGGACAAAAGCAAATTTTAGCTATCTCAATGCCGTTTTTTGCAAACTCGCCAAGCATAAATTCACTAAGCTCATTAAACTGCTCAAGTGTATAATAACCTCTTCCGATTCCTGATTGATTAGTAACGATGATAACGATAAATCCGCTATCTACAAAGCCTTTAACCGCTTTAAAAATCTCATCCTTAAAGATAAAATTTTTAACCTCATAAACATAGCCGAAATCCTCGTTTATAACGCCATCTCTATCTAAAAACAGCGCCTTTTTATAACCCAAACTACTCATAGGCGAATTATACTTAAAATTGCTAAAATTTAAGAAGCGCAACAAATATTTATAAAATATATCCAAACATTAATCTTTTTATATTATAATGCGCCCCGTTATTTTACTAAAGGGGATAAAATGAAAAAACTACTTATCGTTTCAGGTGCTGCGGCACTTCTTGCTTCAAGCCTTTTTGCGGCTGATGGAGCTACGCTTTACAAAAAATGTGTTGCCTGTCACGGCCCAAAAGCTGAGAAATCTTTCTTAAACAAGGTTCCGGTTCTTACAACTCTTTCAAAAGAGGAGATGGTAGAGGCTCTTAAGGCTTACAAAGCCGGCACGTTAAACAAATTTAAATCAGCCGCTATGATGAAACCGATCGTAGCTCCACTAAGCGAAGCTGATATGGAAGCTGTCTCTGAGTATATTACTACTTTAAAATAAACATCTGGGCGGTCTTCCGCCCTATTTTATCAAAAAGCACTTATACTTTATTTTTGAAACTGTATTTTAGATTAAATCAAGAGTATTAATGAAAAGTCTATATATTTTTATAACTATTTGCATTTTACACTCATCTTTATATGCCATAGATGGTAAAGAAATTTATAAAAAATGCATGGGTTGTCACGGGCAAAAAGCCGATTTAAAATATCATCCCAAGGCATCTGCGATTGTAAATATTCCAAAAGAGAGACGTTTAAAGGCACTTGAAGGCTACAAAGATGGTACAATCAATAGATACGGAATGGGTAGCTCGATGAAAGATCAAGTCGTAAATCTGAGTATAGAGGAGCTGATAGCTGTAAACGAATTTATAGATACTCTAAAATAGTCTCTTAACTCCCGTCTTGTAGTCCTATATCATTTACTAATCAAGAACAAAATAATAAGTAATATTTTAGTTTCTTTTTATAATTTATTTTAAGTAAATTTAGAATATAATAACAAATAATTTTTATTAAAGGAAAAAAAATGAAAAAGATTATCTTTTTTGTAACCACCCTTGTTTTAGGCTCATCTTTATATGCAGCTGACGGTGCCGAAATATATAAAAAATGCAACGCCTGTCATGGTCAATATGCCGAAAAAAAGTATGCAAATAAAGTTCCGCCTCTTGTTTCAGTATCTAAAGAAGATCGCTTAAAAGCACTTGAAGGTTATAAAACAG from Campylobacter sp. RM16189 encodes the following:
- the waaF gene encoding lipopolysaccharide heptosyltransferase II, with amino-acid sequence MRIFIELPTWLGDAVMATPAIESITLKFPKAKFTFFGSFAAIELIKNHPNCEQVLIDDSKKDKSRFLNIFKTAKNLGKFDIAISFRSSFTSRFLMFFLNAKRKFKFKKIKSKVHQVKKYQNFIQQSLKLDIIYDELKLDFKPFKFEKKSIGLNPGASYGNAKRWYPEYFAEVAKEFSSEFKIVIFGSKSETEICNKIEAILTQENIECENLAGKTDIKELCEKIGGIDIFITNDSGPMHIAAAYKVPTIAIFGPTKFKETSPWHNDKAHILHLTLKCAPCMKRICPIGTHECMKELKPQMVIEAIRKNFKEILDKRASI
- the gmhA gene encoding D-sedoheptulose 7-phosphate isomerase, which translates into the protein MQINEMIKNELEAHKKTAEAIFELQDEIKKACEMAVDTLKNGGKIMLCGNGGSAADSQHIAAELSGRYKKERGALAGIALTTDTSALTAIGNDYGYEFVFSRQLEAIGRSGDLLIAISTSGNSPNVIRALKMARDMGIKTLGLSGKDGGAMNEICDLNLVMPSSDTPRIQEMHILVGHTICQAIDDAF
- the rfaE1 gene encoding D-glycero-beta-D-manno-heptose-7-phosphate kinase, encoding MREVRTLVVGDLMLDHYIWGSCDRISPEAPVQVVKIKNETKRLGGAGNVVLNLLSLGAKVGVISAVGNDEVGKEIAKIIKDFGAKPEFIKFEDGRTSSIKSRVMATHQQVVRIDKESIENIACEDELIREFGAALDSYDVVLLSDYGKGVLTPKVCAKLINEANLKNKPVLIDPKGKDYSKYAGATLLTPNKKEASEAVGFSINSDSELENALKKLKNELNLTHSLITISEEGIALLKDDKSVKFPALAKEVFDVTGAGDTVLATLGYMLGLKESIEKAIETANLAAAVVVAKVGSATASFEEINELIRSRGSLSFESKIKKVDELCELLKNRGEKKLVFTNGCFDILHAGHVKYLAKAREFGDILVLGLNSDRSVRELKGQSRPVNSEFDRASVLAALGSVDYVVIFDELTPLDLIKALKPDILVKGADYAGKEVVGSEVVSDVRLVEFVEGRSTTNLINRIQNADK
- the rfaD gene encoding ADP-glyceromanno-heptose 6-epimerase, producing the protein MKIENKKIVITGGAGFIGSALAHYFDENCPSCEVLVVDKFRSDEKFSNGNLKSFGHFKNLLGFKGEIYEGDINCAKTLGMIEQFKPDIIYHEAAISDTTVREQDELMRTNLNSFKDLLEICLKTGAKMIYAGSGATYGNAKSPQKVGECESPNNVYGFSKLKMDHLGQKYAKMGVKVVGLRYFNVYGKGEFFKNKTASMVLQFGLQILSGNTPKLFEGSDKIKRDFVYIKDIINANLLAINAPSGVYNAATGKARSFQDIADILQRELGTNLGNEYIKNPYAGSYQFHTEADIEPTKAALKYEPQWSLEEGIKDYISEIKRIFKEELNA
- a CDS encoding HAD family hydrolase — translated: MSSLGYKKALFLDRDGVINEDFGYVYEVKNFIFKDEIFKAVKGFVDSGFIVIIVTNQSGIGRGYYTLEQFNELSEFMLGEFAKNGIEIAKICFCPHAPEEDCECRKPKPKMIIDAANEFKIDLAKSIMIGDKDSDIKAGESAGVGANFKLDGVNFKSVADVFEKLKKENLI
- a CDS encoding c-type cytochrome codes for the protein MKKLLIVSGAAALLASSLFAADGATLYKKCVACHGPKAEKSFLNKVPVLTTLSKEEMVEALKAYKAGTLNKFKSAAMMKPIVAPLSEADMEAVSEYITTLK
- a CDS encoding c-type cytochrome, with the translated sequence MKSLYIFITICILHSSLYAIDGKEIYKKCMGCHGQKADLKYHPKASAIVNIPKERRLKALEGYKDGTINRYGMGSSMKDQVVNLSIEELIAVNEFIDTLK
- a CDS encoding c-type cytochrome, with the translated sequence MKKIIFFVTTLVLGSSLYAADGAEIYKKCNACHGQYAEKKYANKVPPLVSVSKEDRLKALEGYKTGTANLYGMGAVMKTQMIKLSMDDIKAVNDFIETLK